One Chryseobacterium wanjuense genomic region harbors:
- a CDS encoding C40 family peptidase: MKQLSVLLIASSLIISCGSSKSVATKKNTNTKTITKSENLRNLDSKFDGTVSKSINEILKDAEKYIGTPYKFGGNTSSGFDCSGFTVKVFEENDFKLPRRSSDQAEAGEKIDIKEVKPGDLLFFATAGGSRVSHVGIVHDIGNDGEVKFIHASTSKGVIISSLNEKYWNKAYLHAQRVL; the protein is encoded by the coding sequence ATGAAACAGTTGTCTGTTTTGCTGATTGCATCTTCACTTATTATTTCATGCGGAAGCTCAAAAAGTGTTGCTACAAAGAAAAATACAAATACTAAGACCATTACAAAATCTGAGAATCTTCGAAATCTGGACTCAAAATTTGATGGAACGGTTTCAAAATCAATCAACGAAATTTTAAAGGATGCCGAAAAATATATTGGGACACCTTATAAATTCGGGGGCAATACATCTTCAGGATTCGATTGTTCCGGTTTCACGGTAAAAGTTTTCGAGGAAAATGATTTCAAATTACCCCGAAGATCCTCTGATCAGGCTGAAGCTGGAGAAAAAATTGATATTAAAGAGGTAAAACCCGGCGATCTTTTATTCTTTGCAACCGCGGGCGGAAGCAGGGTTTCACACGTCGGAATCGTTCATGATATCGGAAATGACGGCGAAGTGAAATTTATTCACGCATCTACATCAAAAGGCGTAATTATTTCTTCTTTAAACGAAAAATACTGGAATAAAGCATATTTGCACGCGCAAAGGGTTTTGTAA
- a CDS encoding DoxX family protein — protein sequence MELVSKIIYWASYAYYLYVFGYASLFKVFQKESMMKSMQSLGFNKTWTMLIGAGELIGVILIVIGLFKPQFRNLGVLFLFPFAIGAFTTHMAHGEYNHYYNSLIMCILSVVLLFLDNKFKIIIQ from the coding sequence ATGGAATTAGTAAGCAAAATAATTTATTGGGCAAGTTATGCCTATTATTTATATGTATTTGGATATGCATCATTATTTAAAGTTTTTCAGAAAGAATCTATGATGAAGAGTATGCAGTCGCTGGGCTTTAATAAAACATGGACGATGCTGATCGGTGCAGGAGAACTGATTGGTGTTATATTGATTGTGATAGGATTATTCAAACCACAATTTAGAAACCTGGGTGTTCTTTTTTTATTTCCTTTTGCCATAGGAGCGTTTACTACACATATGGCTCACGGAGAGTATAATCACTACTATAACTCTTTAATAATGTGTATACTTTCTGTCGTTTTATTGTTTTTAGATAATAAATTTAAAATAATTATTCAATAA
- a CDS encoding winged helix-turn-helix transcriptional regulator: METRKENSTNNINLTYLNNFCGISYTLAMIGGRWKINILAYLLKDQKLRFGELKNKLEGISERMLIKSLKELENNGLINKIIYQQYPRKVEYELTELGHSLNEIIKSMDEWGESRYDKNIKPQHISRDLG, translated from the coding sequence ATGGAAACAAGAAAGGAAAACTCTACGAACAATATCAATCTTACGTATCTGAACAACTTTTGTGGTATTTCATATACGCTTGCAATGATTGGCGGCAGATGGAAGATCAATATTTTAGCCTATCTTCTGAAAGATCAGAAACTGAGATTTGGTGAGCTCAAAAATAAACTTGAGGGAATTTCTGAAAGGATGCTCATCAAAAGTCTTAAAGAATTGGAAAATAACGGATTAATTAACAAAATCATTTACCAGCAGTATCCCCGAAAAGTAGAGTATGAGCTTACAGAACTTGGCCATTCCCTTAATGAAATCATCAAATCTATGGACGAATGGGGAGAATCGAGATATGATAAAAACATAAAACCGCAGCACATTAGCCGCGATTTAGGTTAA
- a CDS encoding efflux transporter outer membrane subunit: MKSLLNIIKGITFSVAILALVSSCMARKEYQRPNNVVDEKLFRTDMLPSDSTNIANVSWKEIFTDPILQGHISKALENNLDIRIALQSITSAEAYLKQSKAAYEPTVTVGPGYTFQTQSLNTQTGQLFGQRRYINQLDITASVAFEADIWGKLKAQEKAQLATYLGTVAAHKAVKSDLVASIASAYYQLLTFDEQKKIITETIKVREQNLETTKALKTAGTLTEVAVQQSEALVYNAKSLLIDIDTQIQLLENTMSLLMGEPSHSIERSTLESQNVPSDLKLGYPAQLLANRPDVMRAEYNLMNAFELTNAAKAQFYPTLRITGSGGLQSMDIDHLFSVNSLFASVVGGLAQPILNRRTIKTNYEVSLANQETAYLNFRKTVLTAGKEVSDAIRVFSVQDQYIDLKQKELMNYKNSVDYSQELVNYGMANYLEVLNASVNSLNAELNIANAQYSKMKAAVELYQALGGGWK; the protein is encoded by the coding sequence ATGAAGAGTTTATTAAACATCATAAAAGGAATAACTTTTTCAGTCGCAATTCTTGCACTCGTATCATCTTGTATGGCGCGAAAAGAATACCAAAGACCGAATAATGTTGTAGACGAAAAGCTGTTCCGTACAGATATGCTGCCTTCCGACAGTACCAATATTGCCAATGTTTCCTGGAAGGAGATCTTCACAGATCCTATACTTCAGGGGCATATTTCGAAGGCTTTGGAAAATAATTTAGATATAAGAATTGCCTTGCAAAGCATTACTTCTGCGGAAGCTTATTTAAAACAAAGTAAAGCAGCCTACGAACCAACAGTGACGGTAGGTCCCGGCTACACTTTCCAGACCCAGTCTTTGAATACGCAGACCGGACAATTGTTCGGACAGAGACGTTATATCAACCAGCTTGACATCACGGCCAGTGTTGCTTTCGAAGCTGATATCTGGGGAAAACTGAAAGCTCAGGAAAAAGCTCAGCTGGCAACATATTTGGGAACTGTAGCAGCTCATAAAGCGGTAAAAAGTGATCTTGTTGCATCGATTGCTTCTGCTTATTATCAATTATTGACTTTCGACGAACAGAAGAAAATTATCACGGAAACGATTAAAGTTCGTGAACAAAATTTAGAAACAACAAAAGCGTTAAAAACTGCAGGAACATTAACGGAAGTGGCCGTTCAGCAGAGTGAAGCGCTTGTTTACAATGCAAAATCTTTGTTAATTGACATAGACACTCAAATCCAGTTATTGGAAAATACGATGAGTCTTTTGATGGGAGAGCCATCTCATTCGATTGAAAGATCTACATTGGAATCACAAAATGTTCCGAGCGATTTAAAATTAGGATATCCTGCTCAATTGCTTGCCAACAGACCGGATGTGATGAGAGCGGAATACAATTTAATGAATGCTTTTGAACTGACAAACGCTGCAAAAGCACAGTTTTATCCTACATTAAGAATTACGGGAAGCGGTGGACTTCAGTCGATGGATATTGATCATTTGTTCAGTGTAAATTCATTGTTTGCAAGTGTTGTAGGTGGGTTGGCTCAGCCGATTTTAAACCGAAGAACGATTAAAACAAACTATGAAGTAAGTCTGGCCAATCAGGAAACGGCTTACCTGAACTTCAGAAAAACGGTGCTTACAGCCGGAAAAGAAGTTTCGGATGCGATCAGGGTTTTCTCGGTTCAGGATCAGTATATCGACCTGAAACAGAAAGAGTTGATGAACTACAAAAATTCCGTAGATTATTCTCAGGAATTGGTAAATTACGGTATGGCCAACTATCTTGAAGTTTTGAATGCCAGCGTAAATTCATTAAACGCAGAATTGAATATCGCCAATGCACAATACAGTAAAATGAAAGCTGCAGTAGAGCTGTATCAGGCTCTGGGCGGCGGTTGGAAATAA
- a CDS encoding efflux RND transporter permease subunit: MIKNFINRPVLSTVISILIVILGVLGLISLPVTQYPDIAPPTVSVSTNYTGANAETVMKSVVVPLEEQINGVEGMDYITSSAGNDGSAQIQVFFKQGIDPDIAAVNVQNRVARATPLLPAEVTRSGVVTQKQQTSALMYMSFYSENKDLDDVYLQNFLNINIIPNLKRINGVGDANVFGGKNYSMRVWLDPAKMAAYGVTPTDVTNAINEQSREAAAGSIGQNSGSSFEYIIKYVGKFNDKGQYDNIIIKSLGDGQNLMLKDVAKVELAGQSYTGIGENGNNPSISMGIFQTPGSNAQEIIKNIKEYLKSAEGSFPQGIKYTFNFDTNEFLEASIEKVVHTLIEAFILVFIVVYIFLQDFRSTLIPAIAVPVSIVGAFFFLNLFGYSLNLLTLFALVLAIGIVVDDAIVVVEAVHAKMEHGISDAKKATVEAMDEITGAIISITLVMASVFIPVTFITGPTGVFYQQFGITLIVAIIISAVNALTLSPVLCSLFLKPHDAHHKEYKNLNFLQKFFYKFNIAFKTTTDRYGRGFVFLLRHKWVTLVIFAITGAILYWASTSMKKGFVPTEDRGIIFTDVQLPPGASMERTYNALKTLQANALKVPGVQNVTISTGRGFLSGNGSNNGLAFVKLKPFDERKKDGQTSEDITKKLFGISGKVPDAKIVFFQPPSVPGFGNSAGFEMVLLDKSGGEYADLDAKTNEFIAKLMERPEIEFAQTSFNTKYPQYEMQINVPLAKQLGVSVSDILSTMQGYIGGIYTADFTKYGKQFRVMVQALPENRQNIDNLNELYVKTGSGIMSPISQFVTLKKAYGPQSVSRYNLFTSVKITGSNSAGFSSGDAITAVQAVAKETLNQNYDVEFTGLTREELNSGSQTVLIFALSLVFVYFILSAQYESYILPLIVVISLPLGVMGAYFGQKIMGLENNIYFQIALIMLVGLLAKNAILIVEFAVQRRHHGESIVMAAINAAKARLRPILMTSFAFIFGLLPLVLASGIGAVGNRSIATGAAIGLLIGTILGLFVIPVLFVIFEYLQEKVKPLKKEEINLAE; encoded by the coding sequence ATGATTAAAAATTTTATAAACAGACCGGTTTTATCTACCGTTATCTCAATTTTAATTGTGATTCTCGGTGTTTTAGGACTGATCTCATTGCCGGTTACCCAGTATCCGGATATTGCGCCTCCTACGGTAAGTGTTTCTACCAACTATACGGGAGCCAATGCGGAAACTGTTATGAAAAGTGTTGTGGTTCCTTTGGAAGAGCAGATCAATGGGGTGGAAGGTATGGATTACATTACTTCTTCTGCCGGAAACGACGGTTCTGCCCAGATCCAGGTGTTCTTTAAACAAGGAATTGATCCTGATATCGCTGCGGTAAACGTACAGAACCGTGTAGCCAGAGCAACGCCTTTGCTGCCTGCAGAAGTTACGCGTTCAGGGGTTGTTACCCAGAAACAGCAGACAAGTGCGCTGATGTATATGTCTTTCTATTCCGAAAATAAGGATCTGGATGATGTATATCTTCAAAACTTTTTGAATATCAATATTATTCCAAATTTAAAAAGGATTAATGGGGTAGGTGACGCCAACGTTTTCGGAGGTAAAAACTATTCGATGAGAGTCTGGCTGGATCCAGCGAAAATGGCGGCTTATGGAGTAACTCCTACCGATGTTACCAATGCCATCAACGAGCAGAGTAGAGAAGCTGCGGCAGGTTCTATCGGACAAAACAGCGGAAGCTCTTTCGAATATATTATTAAATATGTAGGTAAATTTAACGATAAAGGTCAGTACGATAATATTATCATTAAATCTCTTGGAGACGGACAAAACCTGATGTTGAAAGATGTTGCCAAAGTAGAATTGGCAGGGCAGTCTTACACAGGAATCGGGGAAAACGGGAACAATCCATCGATCAGTATGGGGATTTTCCAGACGCCGGGTTCTAATGCTCAGGAGATTATTAAAAATATTAAAGAATATCTGAAATCAGCGGAAGGAAGCTTTCCACAGGGTATTAAATATACTTTCAACTTTGATACGAACGAATTCCTCGAAGCATCTATTGAAAAGGTGGTTCATACCTTAATAGAAGCATTTATCCTGGTATTCATCGTTGTGTATATTTTCCTGCAGGACTTCAGGTCTACGTTGATCCCGGCAATTGCGGTTCCGGTTTCGATTGTGGGTGCCTTTTTCTTCCTGAATTTATTTGGATATTCATTAAACTTATTAACGTTGTTTGCCCTCGTTCTTGCGATCGGTATTGTGGTGGATGATGCCATTGTCGTCGTCGAGGCCGTTCATGCCAAGATGGAACATGGGATTTCCGATGCCAAAAAAGCAACGGTAGAAGCCATGGACGAGATCACAGGAGCGATCATTTCAATTACTTTGGTAATGGCGTCGGTGTTTATTCCGGTAACGTTTATTACGGGTCCTACCGGTGTATTCTATCAGCAGTTCGGGATTACATTAATTGTGGCGATCATCATTTCTGCGGTAAATGCATTGACATTAAGTCCGGTTTTATGTTCATTATTCTTAAAACCTCACGATGCACATCACAAAGAATATAAGAATTTAAATTTTCTTCAAAAGTTTTTTTACAAGTTTAATATTGCTTTCAAAACAACGACAGACCGTTACGGAAGAGGATTTGTATTTTTACTGAGACATAAATGGGTTACTTTGGTCATCTTCGCGATCACGGGAGCTATCCTGTATTGGGCAAGTACTTCCATGAAGAAAGGTTTCGTACCGACGGAAGACAGAGGGATTATCTTTACAGATGTTCAGCTTCCTCCCGGAGCTTCGATGGAAAGAACGTACAATGCTCTGAAAACTTTACAGGCAAATGCTTTAAAAGTTCCCGGAGTACAAAACGTGACGATCTCGACAGGTAGAGGATTTTTATCCGGAAACGGAAGTAATAACGGTCTTGCCTTTGTTAAATTAAAACCATTTGACGAAAGGAAAAAAGACGGACAAACTTCTGAAGATATCACCAAAAAATTATTCGGAATCTCAGGAAAAGTTCCGGATGCAAAAATCGTGTTTTTCCAGCCGCCGAGTGTGCCCGGTTTTGGTAACAGTGCAGGTTTTGAGATGGTTCTTTTGGATAAATCCGGTGGCGAATATGCCGATCTGGATGCCAAAACAAACGAATTTATCGCAAAATTGATGGAAAGACCGGAGATTGAATTTGCCCAGACTTCATTTAATACAAAATATCCTCAGTACGAAATGCAGATCAACGTTCCTCTGGCAAAACAATTGGGAGTTTCTGTAAGTGACATCCTTTCTACCATGCAAGGATATATCGGGGGAATTTATACTGCCGATTTTACGAAATACGGAAAACAGTTCAGGGTAATGGTTCAGGCGCTTCCTGAAAACAGACAAAACATTGATAATCTTAATGAATTGTATGTAAAAACAGGTTCAGGTATCATGTCGCCAATCTCTCAGTTTGTGACTTTAAAGAAAGCCTATGGACCTCAATCTGTAAGCCGCTACAACTTGTTTACTTCGGTAAAAATTACAGGTTCCAACTCGGCAGGATTCAGTTCCGGGGATGCGATTACTGCGGTGCAGGCGGTAGCAAAAGAAACATTGAATCAAAACTATGATGTAGAATTTACGGGATTAACAAGGGAGGAATTGAATTCCGGATCGCAAACGGTTTTAATCTTTGCATTAAGTTTAGTTTTCGTTTATTTCATCCTTTCTGCCCAGTACGAAAGTTATATTCTTCCTTTAATTGTGGTCATTTCACTTCCTCTTGGGGTAATGGGAGCTTATTTCGGACAGAAAATCATGGGCTTGGAAAACAATATTTACTTCCAGATTGCCCTGATCATGTTGGTCGGATTATTAGCGAAAAATGCAATTTTGATTGTCGAGTTTGCCGTTCAGAGAAGGCATCACGGTGAATCTATCGTTATGGCTGCAATTAATGCTGCAAAAGCGAGGTTAAGACCTATTTTGATGACATCTTTTGCTTTCATCTTCGGTTTATTACCATTGGTTTTGGCCAGCGGAATCGGTGCTGTGGGTAACAGATCCATCGCAACCGGAGCGGCAATCGGTTTATTAATAGGAACCATTTTAGGACTTTTCGTGATTCCTGTACTGTTTGTTATTTTCGAATACCTGCAGGAAAAAGTGAAACCTCTTAAAAAAGAAGAAATCAATTTAGCAGAATAA
- a CDS encoding efflux RND transporter periplasmic adaptor subunit, which yields MNNKLVILSIAALSLTACKKEAPKQDGPKPYPVVQVESKNIVGYQTFPATIQGRVNNDVRAKIQGYITQVLVDEGQYVTKGQPLFRLETNILNENAAASKAGIGAAESNIAAAQAAVNAANVEVNKLKPLVQKNIISNVQLQTAQANLAQAQAQLQQARAAKSQAVANYKGVEANIEYSIIRAPISGVIGKLPLKVGSLVGPTDQTPLTTISDTSQIYAYFSMNEKEYFDFLEKSPGMSMPDKIKNLPMVELQLANGSLYPEKGKIEAITGQIDPTTGTIQFRVGFTNAQKLLSNGNSGTIRFPQYYDNVLVVPESATYEQQGIVYVYKVEKDTAKNVVINVIDRIDNMALIKSGVNKGEVIVAAGIGGLKPGTAVIKKPVKMDSLVQSIKPKF from the coding sequence ATGAATAATAAGCTGGTTATACTTTCTATTGCAGCACTTTCTTTGACAGCCTGCAAAAAAGAAGCTCCGAAACAGGATGGCCCGAAACCATATCCTGTGGTACAGGTGGAGTCGAAAAATATAGTAGGCTATCAGACTTTTCCTGCTACCATTCAAGGGAGAGTAAATAATGATGTTCGTGCTAAAATACAGGGATATATCACTCAGGTTTTGGTGGATGAAGGGCAATATGTCACCAAAGGACAGCCTCTTTTCCGTCTGGAAACCAATATTCTGAACGAAAACGCAGCAGCTTCCAAAGCCGGAATCGGTGCTGCAGAATCTAATATTGCCGCTGCTCAGGCTGCTGTAAATGCCGCAAATGTGGAGGTAAACAAATTAAAACCACTTGTTCAGAAAAATATCATCAGTAACGTTCAGTTACAGACCGCTCAGGCAAATCTTGCACAGGCTCAGGCTCAGCTTCAACAAGCCAGAGCAGCAAAAAGCCAGGCTGTTGCCAATTATAAAGGAGTAGAAGCAAACATCGAATATTCTATTATTCGTGCTCCTATTTCCGGGGTAATCGGTAAACTTCCTTTAAAAGTAGGAAGCTTGGTGGGACCTACGGATCAGACTCCACTGACAACCATTTCCGATACTTCCCAGATTTACGCTTATTTTTCAATGAACGAGAAAGAATATTTCGATTTCCTTGAAAAATCTCCGGGAATGTCGATGCCGGACAAAATCAAAAACCTGCCAATGGTAGAATTGCAGCTGGCAAACGGAAGTCTTTATCCTGAAAAGGGTAAAATTGAAGCTATTACAGGGCAGATTGATCCTACAACGGGAACGATCCAGTTCAGAGTTGGTTTTACGAATGCTCAGAAATTATTAAGCAACGGTAACAGCGGAACCATCAGATTCCCACAATATTACGATAACGTTCTTGTCGTTCCGGAAAGTGCAACTTACGAACAGCAGGGAATTGTTTACGTATATAAAGTTGAAAAAGATACCGCCAAGAATGTGGTTATTAATGTGATCGACAGAATCGACAATATGGCTTTAATAAAATCCGGTGTTAATAAAGGTGAAGTCATAGTAGCCGCAGGAATCGGAGGATTAAAACCAGGAACAGCCGTGATAAAGAAACCTGTAAAAATGGATAGTCTTGTTCAATCTATAAAACCGAAATTCTAA
- a CDS encoding transcriptional regulator, with protein MHKSIEIDEKIFQDAVKFYGTVFSLPPLASKIYAYLLFDYDKVGITFDEFVEVLSASKSSVSTSISLLLNAELIVDHNKMDERKRYFFINEEYKKIRFEKIVQKMQDELKLLDDLDNFKKNHDDGYNERIEAYKALLNKNIKNIQESLNKL; from the coding sequence ATGCATAAGAGTATAGAAATTGATGAAAAGATTTTTCAGGATGCCGTAAAGTTCTATGGCACCGTTTTCAGCCTTCCACCGTTAGCCTCAAAAATATATGCTTATCTGCTTTTCGATTACGACAAAGTAGGCATTACTTTCGACGAGTTTGTGGAAGTGCTTTCAGCAAGCAAAAGTTCTGTTTCCACGAGTATTTCACTTCTGTTGAATGCCGAGCTTATCGTAGACCACAACAAAATGGATGAGCGGAAACGGTATTTTTTCATCAATGAAGAATATAAAAAGATAAGATTTGAAAAAATAGTTCAAAAGATGCAAGACGAATTAAAACTACTAGACGATTTAGACAATTTTAAAAAAAATCATGACGATGGGTACAATGAAAGAATTGAAGCTTACAAAGCTCTTTTAAACAAAAACATTAAAAATATTCAGGAATCTCTTAATAAACTATAA
- a CDS encoding GNAT family N-acetyltransferase, with protein sequence MNSEIKLRKAEIEDRDIIWNILQQAIERRRKDGSTQWQQGYPNLDTVESDIAKGFGYVMTVDGEIAVYAALILNDEPAYSTIEGAWLSNGEFVVVHRVAVDEKFAGQGMVKKLFDHIEEFTKSHGIQSVKVDTNYDNIAMLKILESKGYSYCGEVFLAGGMRKAFEKIII encoded by the coding sequence ATGAATTCAGAAATCAAACTAAGAAAGGCAGAAATTGAAGACAGAGACATTATCTGGAACATTTTACAACAGGCAATTGAGAGAAGAAGAAAAGACGGAAGTACACAATGGCAGCAAGGGTATCCGAATCTTGATACGGTAGAAAGTGATATTGCAAAAGGTTTCGGTTATGTAATGACGGTAGATGGCGAGATTGCAGTATATGCAGCTCTGATTCTCAATGATGAGCCGGCTTACAGCACCATCGAAGGAGCATGGCTGAGTAACGGCGAGTTTGTAGTGGTACATAGAGTGGCTGTCGACGAAAAATTTGCAGGGCAGGGAATGGTAAAAAAATTATTCGATCATATTGAAGAGTTCACGAAATCACATGGCATTCAAAGTGTTAAGGTAGACACAAATTATGACAATATCGCCATGCTGAAAATCCTTGAAAGCAAGGGATATTCTTATTGTGGAGAAGTATTTTTGGCAGGCGGAATGAGAAAGGCCTTTGAGAAGATTATAATTTGA
- a CDS encoding DUF2007 domain-containing protein, with protein sequence MERSTRVSVFESDKPSEIQLIKSKLEDAQITNSVENNYLTFTTTPTATSLKVMVDLEDEKKAFEIIDAYLQQNENQ encoded by the coding sequence ATGGAAAGAAGTACCAGAGTATCAGTTTTTGAAAGTGATAAACCTTCAGAAATACAATTAATCAAATCAAAATTGGAAGACGCACAGATCACCAACAGTGTTGAAAACAATTACCTTACATTTACGACTACGCCCACAGCAACATCGCTGAAAGTAATGGTAGATTTGGAAGACGAGAAGAAAGCCTTCGAGATTATCGACGCTTATCTTCAACAAAATGAAAATCAATAA
- the lat gene encoding L-lysine 6-transaminase — protein sequence MEQTIDIQANKVKETVGRHVLADGFDFVMDIEKSHGSWLYDKLTNKEYLDMFSMFASASVGYNHPYIVEKSAWLGKMAVNKPTLADVYSEEYAHFLEVFERVVIPEELQYAFFIEGGTLGVENAMKACFDWKTRKNFEKGLNIEAGICIHFRQAFHGRSGYTLSLTNTADPRKYQYFPMFDWPRIINPKLTFPITEENLEETIKNEKLALLHIEESILMHPDKVACIIIEPIQAEGGDNHFRDEFFVELRKLCDQNEVLLIFDEVQTGIGITGKMWAFQHFTAKPDIISFGKKAQVCGVLANKEKFDEVPDNVFRESSRINSTFGGNFIDMLRFQLIMEVIEKENLVENARVVGDYLLEGLKKLAEKYPEKLLNARGRGLMCAIDLPTHEERNALRDELWNDGMIILACGDLSLRFRPHLNVTKEEIQLALDKIENNINKI from the coding sequence ATGGAACAAACAATTGATATACAAGCAAATAAAGTTAAAGAAACAGTAGGCAGACACGTTTTGGCAGACGGTTTCGATTTCGTGATGGATATTGAAAAATCCCACGGCTCATGGCTTTACGACAAGCTTACCAATAAAGAATATTTAGATATGTTTTCGATGTTCGCTTCGGCGTCTGTCGGTTACAATCACCCTTATATAGTTGAAAAATCAGCTTGGTTAGGGAAAATGGCAGTCAATAAACCTACTTTGGCAGATGTGTATTCTGAGGAATATGCTCACTTTTTAGAAGTTTTCGAAAGAGTGGTGATCCCTGAAGAGCTGCAGTATGCCTTTTTCATCGAAGGTGGAACTCTAGGTGTTGAAAATGCCATGAAAGCTTGTTTTGACTGGAAAACACGCAAAAATTTTGAAAAAGGCCTTAATATTGAAGCGGGAATCTGCATTCATTTCAGACAGGCATTCCACGGAAGAAGCGGTTATACTTTAAGTTTGACCAATACTGCTGATCCAAGAAAATATCAGTATTTCCCGATGTTTGACTGGCCAAGAATCATTAATCCAAAATTAACATTCCCAATCACGGAAGAAAATCTGGAAGAAACAATTAAAAATGAAAAATTAGCTCTGCTTCACATTGAAGAATCAATTTTGATGCATCCTGATAAAGTGGCTTGTATCATTATCGAACCGATTCAGGCTGAAGGTGGTGACAACCATTTTAGAGACGAATTTTTCGTTGAATTAAGAAAATTATGTGATCAGAATGAAGTGCTATTAATTTTTGATGAAGTTCAGACAGGTATCGGAATTACCGGTAAAATGTGGGCTTTCCAGCATTTCACAGCAAAACCGGATATTATTTCTTTTGGTAAAAAAGCGCAGGTTTGCGGAGTTTTGGCGAATAAAGAAAAATTTGATGAAGTGCCGGATAATGTTTTCAGAGAAAGCTCAAGGATCAATTCTACTTTTGGAGGTAATTTTATTGATATGCTTCGTTTCCAATTGATAATGGAAGTGATCGAAAAAGAAAACCTTGTAGAAAATGCCAGAGTGGTAGGAGACTATCTATTGGAAGGATTAAAAAAATTAGCAGAAAAATATCCTGAAAAACTTTTAAACGCAAGAGGAAGAGGGTTGATGTGTGCCATCGACCTGCCGACTCACGAAGAGAGAAATGCCCTGAGAGATGAGCTTTGGAACGATGGAATGATCATTCTGGCCTGCGGCGATCTGTCGCTTCGTTTCAGACCGCATCTGAACGTTACCAAGGAAGAAATCCAGCTTGCCTTAGATAAAATTGAAAACAATATTAACAAAATTTGA